The DNA window CGATCGAAACAGCACTACAGAATGTGCCGGGCGTGCAGAATTCGCTTGTCACGCTCAAGGGCAGCAAGTCTGTCGAGGTTGTCTATACCCCCGGACAAACGGACGAATCGAAGATCCGCACCGCCATCTCAAAGGCTGGCTATACGGCCGACAACGTTCAGCGTGACGATGCGGCCTACCAGAAGTTGGAAGACTGCTGCAAGTAGTTCGCACGTTAATCTGTCATTCCGAACGAAGTGAGGAATCCGGGACCGCACTATGCTTTCAATCATAGAGCATGTACGGATTCCTCCCTGCGGTCGGAATGACATTTGCCGAGCGAGTATCCACTTCTGAGCCATGATTCCTAATTCCTAATTTCTCATTTCCCAACCCCCACCGCTTCCGTGCGTATCGACGTCATCGCCGTTGTCCCGAAAGTTCTTTCCGGCCCTCTTTCCGAGAGTATCATTAAACGTGCGCAAGAACGAGAGTTGGTGGAGATCGTCGTTCACGACCTTCGTGAATATGGTTTGGGGAAATATCATCAGATCGACGACGAGCCGTTCGGCGGCGGCGCTGGGATGGTATTGCGATGCGAGCCGATCTTCACGCTTGTTC is part of the Bacteroidota bacterium genome and encodes:
- a CDS encoding heavy-metal-associated domain-containing protein is translated as MRISTKIIITVALLGVIAFFGNGCSEKSQAESKKAVIALPTAKCETCKKTIETALQNVPGVQNSLVTLKGSKSVEVVYTPGQTDESKIRTAISKAGYTADNVQRDDAAYQKLEDCCK